A single region of the Bacteroidales bacterium genome encodes:
- a CDS encoding aminodeoxychorismate/anthranilate synthase component II, with product MNKILVLDNYDSFTYNLVHAIENLTKEPVDVYRNDEIKIAEVGNYDKIVLSPGPGLPDEAGIMKELIKTYSQSKNIFGVCLGLQAITEVFGGKLINLHKVYHGINTPVKIIDKEELIFKGIPETFEGGRYHSWVADKNNFPDTLKITAVDDEGIIMAISHKQYKVRGVQFHPESILTKYGNKIIENWLKT from the coding sequence ATGAATAAAATTTTAGTTTTAGACAATTACGATTCATTCACGTACAATCTCGTTCATGCAATCGAAAACCTCACGAAAGAACCGGTTGATGTATATCGCAATGATGAAATAAAAATTGCAGAAGTTGGAAATTACGATAAAATTGTTCTTTCTCCTGGCCCGGGACTTCCCGATGAAGCAGGCATTATGAAAGAACTTATTAAAACTTATTCGCAGTCGAAAAATATTTTTGGTGTTTGCCTCGGACTTCAGGCGATAACTGAAGTGTTCGGTGGCAAGTTGATAAACCTGCACAAAGTTTATCATGGAATTAATACACCCGTAAAAATTATTGATAAAGAAGAATTAATATTTAAAGGTATTCCCGAAACATTCGAAGGCGGACGCTATCATTCATGGGTTGCTGATAAAAATAATTTTCCGGATACTTTAAAAATAACCGCAGTTGATGACGAAGGAATAATAATGGCAATAAGCCACAAACAATACAAAGTAAGAGGTGTGCAGTTTCACCCCGAATCAATACTTACAAAATATGGAAATAAAATAATTGAGAATTGGCTTAAAACTTAA
- the trpD gene encoding anthranilate phosphoribosyltransferase produces the protein MRDILNYLFEHKKLSRTDAYEVLTNVAKDKYTESEVAAFLSVYIMRSITVDELAGFRDALLDLCLRINLSDYKLIDMCGTGGDGKDTFNISTLASFVVAGTGAKVAKHGNYGVSSGCGSSNVMEYFGYKFTNDESVLKKDIEEAGICFLHAPLFHPAMKAVAPIRKKLRVKTFFNMLGPMVNPCFPQNQVIGVFNLELARIYNYLYQQTNKKYVILHSTDGYDEISLTSNVKLIFNNSEQIISPEEFGFTRIKQKEITGGGSIPESAKIFTDVLEGNGTTAQNNVVLANAAIGIKCFNQNKSIADCIEKAKDSLFGKKALSAFKKLIKN, from the coding sequence ATGCGAGACATTTTAAATTATTTATTTGAGCACAAAAAACTGAGCAGGACAGATGCCTACGAAGTTTTAACAAATGTTGCAAAAGACAAATACACCGAAAGTGAAGTTGCTGCATTTTTGTCGGTTTACATTATGCGCAGCATAACCGTTGATGAGCTTGCCGGTTTCAGAGATGCTCTTCTTGATTTATGCCTCAGAATAAATTTATCAGATTACAAACTCATTGATATGTGCGGAACCGGCGGCGATGGTAAAGATACATTCAACATTTCCACTCTTGCATCGTTTGTTGTTGCAGGTACGGGAGCAAAAGTTGCAAAACACGGAAACTACGGAGTTTCTTCCGGTTGCGGTTCTTCAAATGTTATGGAATATTTCGGTTACAAATTTACAAACGACGAATCTGTTTTGAAAAAAGATATTGAAGAAGCAGGTATTTGCTTTCTTCATGCACCATTGTTTCATCCTGCGATGAAAGCAGTGGCTCCGATAAGAAAAAAATTAAGAGTAAAGACATTTTTTAATATGCTCGGACCAATGGTAAATCCTTGTTTCCCGCAAAATCAGGTTATCGGAGTTTTTAATCTTGAACTTGCCCGAATTTATAATTATCTATATCAGCAAACAAATAAGAAATATGTCATCTTACACAGTACTGACGGCTATGACGAAATTTCGCTGACAAGCAATGTGAAATTAATTTTCAATAATTCCGAACAAATAATTTCACCCGAAGAATTTGGATTTACCAGAATAAAACAAAAAGAAATTACAGGAGGCGGCTCTATTCCCGAGTCGGCAAAAATTTTTACTGATGTTCTTGAAGGAAATGGAACAACAGCACAAAATAATGTAGTGCTTGCAAATGCTGCAATAGGAATTAAATGTTTTAATCAGAATAAAAGTATTGCTGATTGCATTGAGAAAGCAAAAGATTCTTTGTTTGGGAAAAAAGCACTTAGTGCTTTTAAAAAACTAATAAAAAATTAA
- the trpC gene encoding indole-3-glycerol phosphate synthase TrpC — MTILDEIIKYKKTEVEENKSLYPVKFLERSIYFASETVSLKKYLLREDKKGIIAEFKRKSHSKGMLNEYASVEQVSIGYMQAGASALSILTDKKYFNGKNEDLTIARKFNYNPILRKDFIIDEYQIVEAKSIGADVILLIAAVLEKEKIKQLSEFAKSLNLEIIFEIHNKEELEKVNNNIDIIGVNNRNLNDFKTDINTSIELSKKIPVEFLKISESGISSIEAIKNLRKCGFKGFLIGEYFMKTANPSKACADFIKKLV, encoded by the coding sequence ATGACAATACTTGACGAAATAATTAAATACAAAAAAACCGAAGTAGAAGAAAACAAATCTTTATATCCGGTTAAATTTCTTGAACGAAGTATATATTTTGCTTCCGAAACTGTTTCCTTAAAAAAGTATTTGCTCCGTGAAGATAAAAAAGGAATAATTGCAGAATTTAAAAGAAAATCGCATTCAAAAGGAATGCTCAATGAATATGCATCTGTTGAGCAAGTGAGCATAGGATATATGCAGGCGGGAGCTTCGGCACTTTCGATATTGACCGACAAAAAATATTTTAATGGAAAAAATGAAGATTTGACGATTGCCCGCAAATTCAACTATAACCCCATTTTGCGGAAGGATTTTATTATTGACGAATACCAGATTGTTGAAGCAAAATCAATAGGTGCTGATGTAATACTTCTTATAGCTGCCGTTTTGGAAAAAGAAAAAATAAAGCAACTTTCAGAATTTGCAAAATCACTTAATCTCGAAATTATTTTTGAAATTCATAACAAAGAAGAATTGGAGAAAGTTAACAACAACATTGATATTATAGGAGTAAATAACCGTAATTTGAATGATTTTAAAACTGACATAAATACTTCAATAGAATTGTCAAAAAAAATTCCTGTTGAATTTCTTAAAATCTCCGAAAGTGGTATAAGCTCAATTGAAGCAATTAAAAATCTCAGAAAATGCGGTTTTAAAGGATTTTTAATCGGAGAATATTTTATGAAAACAGCAAATCCTTCAAAAGCTTGTGCGGATTTTATTAAGAAATTAGTATAA
- a CDS encoding phosphoribosylanthranilate isomerase produces the protein MKTLKIKVCGMKDESNIKELIAVNPDFMGFIFYNNSKRYVNENFDKAILKGIPTKIKKVGVFVNSELDEVKLKKEKYKLDFVQLHGNETPDFCKNLFDENISIIKSFGISEEKDFEKINDYKNYCTYFLFDTKTENFGGSGKKFNWKLLANYNFSLPFFISGGIDMEDIEKIKEINNSIFFGVDINSKFEINYGIKDVEKIKLFINKIKNKLNT, from the coding sequence GTGAAAACACTTAAAATAAAAGTTTGTGGAATGAAAGATGAAAGCAACATCAAAGAATTGATTGCTGTCAATCCAGATTTCATGGGTTTTATTTTTTATAATAATTCAAAAAGATATGTGAATGAAAATTTCGATAAAGCTATTCTTAAAGGCATTCCCACTAAAATAAAAAAAGTTGGTGTTTTCGTAAATTCTGAACTTGACGAAGTGAAATTAAAAAAAGAAAAATACAAACTTGATTTTGTTCAGCTACACGGAAATGAAACTCCCGATTTTTGCAAAAATTTATTCGATGAAAATATATCAATTATCAAATCATTCGGAATATCTGAAGAAAAGGATTTTGAAAAAATAAATGATTATAAAAACTATTGCACATATTTTTTATTTGATACTAAAACCGAAAATTTTGGTGGCAGCGGAAAAAAATTTAATTGGAAACTTCTTGCTAATTATAATTTCTCATTGCCATTCTTTATCAGTGGTGGTATAGATATGGAAGACATCGAAAAAATAAAAGAAATAAATAATTCAATTTTTTTCGGTGTTGATATAAACAGCAAATTTGAAATTAACTACGGTATTAAAGATGTTGAAAAAATAAAATTATTCATCAACAAAATAAAAAACAAATTAAACACTTAA
- the trpB gene encoding tryptophan synthase subunit beta — protein MNYNADKNGYYGKFGGAYIPEMLHANIEILKNNYKKITTDKNFQKEYRQLLKDYAGRPTPLYFASRLSEYFKTNIFLKREDLCHTGAHKINNTIGQILLAKKLNKKRIIAETGAGQHGVATATVCALMNLKCVVYMGETDMKRQMSNVERMKMLGAEVVPVHSGNKTLKDATNEAIRDWINNPETYYLIGSVVGPHPYPEIVAGFQSIISEELKVQMKEKTGNENPDCIIACVGGGSNAAGIFYHYLKNGKVKLIAAEAAGKGIHSGFSAATTVLGKSGILHGSKTLIMQNEDGQITEPYSISAGLDYPGMGPLHAHLFDIKRVKFISITDNEALKAAMLLTRMEGIIPALESAHALACLKKIKFTKNKKVVINLSGRGDKDLEAFIKYLKIRKLKD, from the coding sequence ATGAACTATAATGCTGATAAAAACGGATATTATGGAAAGTTTGGCGGAGCATACATTCCCGAAATGCTGCATGCAAACATAGAGATATTAAAAAATAATTATAAGAAAATTACTACGGACAAAAATTTTCAAAAGGAATATCGTCAGCTTTTGAAAGATTATGCTGGTCGTCCCACTCCGCTTTATTTTGCATCAAGATTATCTGAATATTTTAAGACAAATATTTTTCTTAAACGTGAAGATTTATGTCATACTGGTGCTCATAAAATAAACAATACAATAGGACAAATACTTCTTGCAAAAAAACTAAACAAAAAAAGAATTATTGCCGAAACCGGTGCCGGGCAGCACGGAGTTGCAACAGCTACCGTTTGTGCTTTGATGAATTTAAAATGTGTTGTTTACATGGGCGAAACCGATATGAAACGGCAGATGTCCAATGTAGAACGAATGAAAATGCTCGGAGCAGAAGTTGTTCCCGTACACAGCGGAAATAAAACGCTGAAAGATGCAACTAACGAAGCCATTCGTGATTGGATTAATAACCCCGAAACATATTATTTAATCGGCTCAGTTGTTGGTCCTCACCCCTACCCTGAAATTGTTGCAGGATTTCAGTCAATAATAAGTGAAGAACTGAAAGTTCAGATGAAAGAGAAAACAGGAAACGAAAATCCCGATTGCATTATTGCATGTGTGGGAGGAGGAAGTAATGCAGCAGGAATTTTTTATCATTATTTAAAAAACGGAAAAGTAAAACTTATAGCCGCTGAAGCAGCAGGAAAAGGCATCCATTCAGGTTTTTCAGCAGCTACAACTGTTTTGGGCAAATCCGGAATTCTACACGGAAGCAAAACTCTCATAATGCAAAATGAAGATGGACAAATTACAGAGCCCTATTCAATTTCTGCAGGACTCGATTATCCGGGCATGGGACCGTTGCACGCTCATTTGTTTGATATAAAAAGAGTAAAGTTTATAAGTATTACCGACAACGAAGCTTTGAAAGCCGCAATGCTGTTGACAAGGATGGAAGGTATTATTCCTGCACTCGAATCCGCTCACGCACTTGCTTGTTTGAAAAAAATAAAATTCACAAAAAATAAAAAAGTTGTTATAAATCTTTCGGGACGCGGTGATAAGGATTTGGAGGCGTTTATAAAGTATTTAAAGATTAGAAAATTAAAAGATTGA
- the trpA gene encoding tryptophan synthase subunit alpha: protein MNRIDKLFESKHKEILNIYFTAGFPELNQTAEIIKYITEAGVDIIEIGIPFSDSLADGPTIQQSNEKALTNGMTLKIIFNQLKNIRQSVDIPLLLMGSLNPIMQFGINEFCKKCSETGIDGVIIPDLPFNEFIEDYEKTFDKYGIYNIFLITPQTSEERIIKIDAASKGFIYMISSSSTTGAKNKIEKSQEQYFRKINRLKLKNPKLIGFGISDNKSYLKACQFANGVVIGSAFIKALSNSKTNLKTTINNFVNEIKNNKLFNC from the coding sequence ATGAACAGAATTGACAAATTATTTGAATCGAAACACAAAGAGATATTGAATATATATTTCACCGCAGGATTTCCCGAATTAAATCAAACTGCTGAAATCATCAAATATATTACAGAAGCAGGAGTTGATATTATTGAAATAGGAATTCCATTTTCCGATTCGTTAGCTGATGGACCAACAATACAACAAAGCAACGAGAAAGCTCTCACAAACGGAATGACTTTAAAAATTATTTTCAACCAATTAAAAAATATCCGACAATCAGTTGATATTCCTTTGCTATTGATGGGCAGTTTAAATCCAATAATGCAATTCGGGATAAATGAATTTTGCAAAAAATGCAGCGAAACAGGTATTGACGGCGTTATTATTCCCGACCTTCCTTTTAATGAATTTATTGAAGATTATGAAAAAACTTTTGATAAATATGGTATTTACAACATTTTTCTTATCACACCGCAAACTTCGGAAGAACGAATAATAAAAATTGATGCAGCATCAAAAGGATTTATTTATATGATTTCGTCATCTTCAACAACAGGAGCAAAAAATAAAATCGAAAAATCGCAGGAACAATATTTCAGGAAAATTAACCGGCTCAAATTAAAAAATCCCAAATTAATAGGATTCGGAATCTCTGATAATAAATCATATTTAAAAGCATGTCAATTTGCAAATGGTGTGGTTATAGGAAGTGCTTTCATAAAAGCACTATCAAACAGTAAAACAAATTTAAAAACTACAATAAATAATTTTGTAAATGAAATTAAAAATAACAAATTGTTTAATTGTTAA
- a CDS encoding bifunctional 3-deoxy-7-phosphoheptulonate synthase/chorismate mutase, whose amino-acid sequence MIIQLSENISNSEKENIFKKVKEIAYQTNEVKTQFNNYIICVGSNEFDIRIIGNMKGVKDVHRVSDNYKLVSRKWKVKNTVISLGDGIKIGNNDFTIIAGPCSVESEEQVDGIIAHLVKNKIKIMRAMVFKPRSSPYSYRGIGIEGLKTISTIAKKNGIKLISEVMQVSQIDEMLDYIDIFQVGTRNTQNFNLLDALGKIDKPVLIKRGMSGTIEELLHSAEYIFSNGNEKIILCERGIRTFEKAYRNTFDINVIPILKEKTHLPVIADPSHSIGIRMFVEPIALAAAIAGSDGITVEIHEVPEKAISDGQQSLNFEEAEQLYKNIRKTVDLRNKIFVDIE is encoded by the coding sequence ATGATAATTCAATTAAGCGAAAATATTTCAAATAGCGAAAAAGAAAATATTTTTAAAAAAGTAAAAGAAATCGCATACCAAACAAATGAAGTAAAAACTCAGTTTAACAATTACATCATTTGCGTTGGAAGTAATGAGTTTGATATTCGTATAATCGGCAACATGAAAGGAGTAAAAGATGTTCATAGGGTTTCCGATAATTATAAACTTGTTTCGCGAAAATGGAAAGTTAAGAATACCGTTATTTCTCTTGGAGATGGAATAAAAATCGGAAATAATGATTTTACAATTATTGCTGGTCCATGCTCTGTTGAAAGCGAAGAGCAAGTTGACGGCATTATTGCACATCTTGTAAAAAACAAAATAAAAATCATGCGGGCAATGGTTTTCAAACCGCGCAGTTCGCCATACTCATATCGTGGAATCGGAATTGAAGGATTAAAAACCATTTCAACAATAGCAAAGAAAAACGGAATAAAATTAATTTCGGAAGTGATGCAGGTTTCGCAGATTGACGAAATGCTTGATTACATTGATATATTTCAGGTTGGTACAAGAAACACTCAAAACTTCAACCTTCTCGATGCTCTTGGAAAAATTGATAAACCGGTTCTCATTAAACGAGGAATGTCGGGAACAATTGAAGAACTTTTACATTCGGCAGAATATATTTTTTCAAACGGTAACGAAAAAATTATTTTGTGTGAACGCGGCATACGCACTTTCGAAAAAGCATACCGCAATACATTCGACATAAATGTTATTCCAATATTAAAGGAAAAAACCCACCTGCCTGTAATTGCAGACCCATCACACAGCATAGGAATACGTATGTTTGTTGAACCCATTGCGCTTGCAGCAGCAATTGCCGGCTCCGATGGAATCACAGTTGAAATACACGAAGTTCCTGAAAAAGCAATATCTGACGGACAACAATCTTTAAATTTTGAAGAGGCAGAACAACTTTATAAAAACATTAGAAAAACTGTTGATTTGAGAAATAAAATATTTGTGGATATTGAATGA
- a CDS encoding glycosyltransferase, whose product MIENIIKYQRTNKTNYKFSVLIPTWNNIEFLKLCINSILKNSHFEIQIIVIVNEDEDGTLEWLENQKEIDYVHSKNNIGICYGLNIARALVKSEYMVYVNDDMYVLPNWDLELHKEIEHIGSKSFMLSCTMIEPTDTGNSCVIVKNYGQDIQSFKEEILLNEYHDLFVNDWSGSTWPPNVVHVDMWDLVGGLSIEFTPGMYSDPDFSRKLFEAGVRLFKGKGNSLVYHFGSKSTKRIKKNNGRKTFLLKWGITSNTFTKKYLKIGKSFSGNITTPVLNKKTILINKLKRIISC is encoded by the coding sequence ATGATAGAAAACATAATTAAGTATCAGCGGACAAATAAAACTAACTACAAATTCAGCGTGTTGATTCCTACATGGAACAATATTGAGTTTTTGAAACTGTGTATAAACAGCATACTTAAAAACTCTCATTTTGAAATTCAAATTATTGTAATAGTAAACGAAGATGAAGATGGGACATTAGAATGGCTCGAAAACCAAAAAGAAATAGATTATGTACATTCAAAAAATAATATAGGTATATGTTATGGTTTAAATATTGCCAGAGCACTTGTTAAATCCGAATACATGGTTTATGTGAACGATGACATGTATGTGCTTCCAAACTGGGATTTAGAGTTGCATAAAGAAATTGAACACATCGGCAGTAAAAGTTTTATGTTGTCGTGCACCATGATAGAACCAACAGATACCGGAAATTCCTGCGTAATAGTAAAAAATTACGGACAGGATATTCAGAGTTTTAAGGAAGAAATATTGTTAAATGAATATCATGATTTATTTGTCAATGATTGGAGCGGCAGCACTTGGCCTCCCAATGTCGTACACGTTGATATGTGGGATTTGGTTGGTGGATTGAGCATTGAATTCACTCCGGGCATGTATTCCGACCCTGATTTTTCAAGAAAACTTTTTGAAGCAGGTGTTAGATTGTTTAAAGGTAAAGGAAATAGTTTGGTTTACCACTTTGGTTCTAAATCAACCAAGCGAATTAAAAAAAATAATGGAAGAAAAACCTTTCTGCTAAAATGGGGTATTACTTCGAATACGTTTACAAAAAAATATTTAAAAATAGGAAAAAGTTTCTCCGGAAATATCACAACACCTGTGTTAAATAAAAAAACTATACTGATAAATAAATTGAAGCGAATTATAAGTTGTTAG
- a CDS encoding glycosyltransferase, which yields MLSIITAIHNQLEMNKLFYENIVRYTKNIFELIIIDNASTDGSREFFEDKGAKVISNNGNYSYPYCQNQGIDAAKYDYMVFLNNDVIVSKDWDERAISIMNFHKLDVASCSATEILETPEITHAHLKKWKYIKNPFVFFFGNKRWVLKLTHKLMYNNWKEWTEGRFEKCGKVIRLGIAGSNVFITRRGIEKIGKWDERIQSADFDIFLRAKKRSLEFVDIKSCHVMLGVYLHHYNRLSRRRKKTSFIDKENKILIKEKWDIKTANEMLKDTNMVVK from the coding sequence ATGCTTAGCATAATTACTGCAATACACAATCAGCTTGAGATGAACAAGCTTTTTTATGAAAATATTGTACGGTACACAAAAAATATTTTTGAGCTGATTATAATTGATAACGCTTCGACAGATGGCAGCCGCGAATTTTTCGAAGACAAAGGGGCGAAGGTAATAAGTAATAACGGAAATTATTCTTATCCTTATTGCCAGAACCAAGGGATTGACGCTGCAAAGTACGATTATATGGTTTTTCTTAATAATGATGTTATAGTTTCAAAAGATTGGGACGAAAGAGCGATAAGCATTATGAATTTTCATAAACTTGATGTTGCTTCATGCTCTGCCACAGAAATACTCGAAACACCTGAGATAACTCATGCTCATCTAAAAAAATGGAAATATATTAAAAATCCTTTTGTGTTTTTTTTCGGAAATAAAAGGTGGGTTTTGAAGTTAACTCACAAGTTAATGTACAACAATTGGAAAGAGTGGACTGAAGGAAGATTTGAAAAATGCGGAAAAGTAATAAGATTAGGAATTGCAGGAAGCAATGTTTTTATAACGCGCAGAGGTATTGAAAAAATTGGAAAATGGGATGAAAGAATTCAATCTGCAGATTTTGATATTTTTCTGAGAGCAAAAAAAAGAAGCTTGGAATTTGTTGATATTAAGTCCTGCCATGTCATGCTTGGGGTGTATCTGCATCATTACAACCGGCTGAGTCGAAGAAGAAAAAAAACATCTTTTATTGATAAAGAAAATAAAATTTTAATAAAAGAAAAATGGGATATAAAAACTGCCAATGAAATGCTGAAAGATACCAATATGGTTGTGAAATAA